The Brassica oleracea var. oleracea cultivar TO1000 chromosome C6, BOL, whole genome shotgun sequence genome includes a region encoding these proteins:
- the LOC106300543 gene encoding VQ motif-containing protein 11 — translation MSSIQKQNRLFFSLLLPKGFSTSYIISTAMSHPNHHQQPPSYVTDPNTMFVQADPSNFRNIVQKLTGAPPELSTAQQKLPLTPKKPAFKLHERRQSSKKMELKINNDSFSHFRRGFLVSPVSHLDPFWARVSPHSAREYPHTPPDNEEQKAIAEKGFYFLPSPRIGVEPAPMLLPLFPLSSPNGTNHRNDDDYRDC, via the coding sequence ATGTCTTCTATACAAAAACAAAACAGGCTTTTCTTCTCTCTTCTTCTACCAAAGGGTTTCTCAACCTCATACATAATCTCCACCGCCATGAGCCACCCGAACCACCACCAGCAGCCGCCGAGCTATGTCACCGACCCAAACACCATGTTCGTTCAAGCAGATCCTTCCAACTTCCGAAACATCGTCCAAAAACTCACCGGAGCACCACCGGAACTCTCCACAGCACAACAGAAGCTTCCTTTAACACCGAAGAAACCAGCCTTCAAGCTCCACGAACGTCGTCAGTCATCCAAGAAAATGGAGCTGAAGATCAACAACGACTCCTTCAGCCATTTCCGCCGAGGGTTCCTGGTCTCTCCCGTCTCTCACCTGGACCCATTCTGGGCGCGCGTGAGCCCACATTCAGCGCGTGAGTATCCTCACACACCACCGGACAATGAGGAGCAAAAAGCTATCGCGGAAAAAGGGTTCTACTTCCTTCCGAGTCCGAGAATCGGGGTTGAGCCAGCACCGATGCTTTTGCCTTTGTTTCCTCTTTCTTCTCCCAACGGCACTAATCACCGTAATGACGATGATTATCGCGACTGCTAA
- the LOC106300542 gene encoding F-box/kelch-repeat protein At1g80440, translating into MELIPNLPYDVARECLLRSSYKQFPVMASVCRGWNREVSLSEFFQQRKASGHSQELLIMSQARVDTDREPGSGKNFASPEYRVAVLESGSGLWTELPPIPGRLNGLPLFCKLVSIGSDLIVLGGLDPVTWQASDSVFVFSFLSSKWRAGATMPGVKRSFFGCASDSDRTVLVAGGHDEEKQALTSAIVYDLAEDEWMFLPYMSRERDECKAIFHAGKFHVIGGYATEEQGQFSKSAESFDVCAWQWGPVREEFLDGGETVSAPIYATTGENGDLYACWRGDVMVLRNGTWQIVGQIPADVYSVAYAAARPGKLTVIGNGKALAGYAGATVGYICDLGSFRWVKLETHVGHVQAGCFLEV; encoded by the coding sequence ATGGAACTCATCCCTAATCTCCCCTACGACGTAGCTCGCGAGTGTCTCCTCCGCTCCTCTTACAAACAGTTCCCTGTTATGGCCTCCGTTTGCAGAGGCTGGAACCGTGAAGTCTCTCTCTCTGAGTTTTTCCAGCAACGAAAAGCTTCAGGGCATAGCCAAGAGCTTCTCATCATGTCGCAAGCTCGTGTCGACACGGACAGAGAACCCGGATCCGGCAAGAACTTCGCATCGCCGGAATACCGGGTCGCTGTTCTTGAATCCGGGTCGGGTCTCTGGACGGAGCTTCCTCCGATTCCGGGTCGACTCAACGGACTGCCTCTGTTCTGTAAACTTGTTTCTATCGGGTCGGATCTTATTGTATTGGGTGGGCTTGACCCGGTTACATGGCAGGCCTCTGATTCGGTCTTCGTCTTCAGTTTCCTCAGCTCCAAATGGCGCGCGGGGGCGACCATGCCAGGTGTCAAGAGATCATTCTTCGGATGCGCTTCGGATTCAGATCGGACGGTGCTGGTTGCCGGTGGACACGACGAAGAGAAGCAAGCGCTGACGTCAGCGATCGTGTATGATTTGGCGGAAGACGAGTGGATGTTTTTGCCGTATATGTCGCGGGAACGAGACGAGTGCAAGGCGATTTTCCACGCTGGCAAATTCCACGTCATCGGTGGATACGCCACGGAGGAACAGGGGCAGTTCAGTAAATCTGCTGAATCCTTCGATGTGTGCGCGTGGCAATGGGGTCCAGTGAGAGAGGAGTTTCTCGACGGCGGGGAAACCGTAAGCGCTCCGATATACGCTACCACCGGCGAAAACGGGGACCTGTACGCGTGCTGGCGTGGAGATGTGATGGTGCTTAGGAATGGCACGTGGCAGATAGTTGGCCAAATCCCTGCTGATGTGTACAGTGTGGCGTACGCGGCAGCGAGGCCGGGAAAGCTGACTGTGATCGGCAACGGCAAGGCTTTGGCTGGTTACGCTGGAGCTACCGTAGGGTATATCTGTGATTTAGGTAGCTTTAGATGGGTAAAATTAGAAACACATGTTGGTCACGTGCAAGCTGGTTGCTTCTTAGAGGTTTAA